CATTCTGTCAATTTCATCTTTAGTTAAATTTGTTGAAGCTGTAATTGTAATTTTTTGTTCTTTTGAAGTTGCTTGATCTTTTGCAGTTACACTTAAAATGCCATTGGCATCAATGTCAAATGTAACTTCAATTTTTGGAATCCCTCTTGGTGCTGGTGGTATCCCTTCTAAGTGAAAGTCGCCAAGAAGCTTATTGTCAGACGCAATTGGTCTTTCTCCTTGATAAACTTTAATATCAACTCTTGTTTGATTGTCATCTGCTGTACTAAAAATTTCTGATTTGCGTGTAGGAATAGTAGTGTTCCTATCAATTAGCTTTGTAAATACTCCACCTAAAGTTTCAATTCCAAGGCTAAGAGGTGTTACATCTAATAAAACAATATCTTTAACTTCTCCTGCTAAAACCCCGGCTTGAATAGCTGCACCAACAGCAACCACTTCATCTGGATTTACTCCTTGGTTTGGTTCTTTAGTTGTTAGTTCCTTAACTAAATTTATTACTTTAGGAATTCTTGTACAACCACCAACTAAAACCACCTCATCAATTTGTCCTGTGCTTAATTTTGCATCTTCAAGAGCTCTTTTTACTGGACCTCTAACTCTTTCAAATAAATCATGACAAAGATCTTCAAACTTAGCTCTTGTTAATTTCATTTCTAAATGTTTTGGCCCGTTTTGATCAGCTGTTATAAATGGAAGACTTATTGTTGTTTCCATTAAAGATGAAAGCTCTATCTTTGCTTTTTCAGCTGCTTCAGTAAGTCTTTGAAGTGCTTGTCTGTCTTTTCTAAGATTAATTCCTTCTAGTTTTTGAAATTCATCTGCAATCCAATTTACTACTTTATGATCAAAATCATCTCCGCCTAATCTTGAGTCACCGCTTGTTGCTTTAACTTCAAAAACTCCATCTCCAACTTCAAGGATACTTACGTCAAAAGTTCCGCCACCCAAGTCAAATACAAGTATTGTTTCATCTGCTTTTTTGTCAAGTCCATAAGCTAATGCAGCTGCAGTTGGTTCGTTTATAATTCTTAAAACATCCAAACCAGCTATTGTTCCAGCATCTTTTGTAGCTTGTCTTTGGCTGTCATTAAAATATGCTGGTACTGTAATTACAGCAGCTGTTACTTTTTCTCCAATATATTTTTCAGCATCTTCTTTAAGCTTTCTTAAAATCATTGCAGATATTTCTTGTGGTGTATATCCTTTTTCTTCTATTTCTACTACTACAGCATTATCTTTTCCTTTTTTTGTTTTATATGTAAAAGATTTTCTTTCTTGTTCTGTCTCTTCATATGTATGACCCATGAATCTCTTTATACTTGATACTGTCTTATCAGGATTTAATTCTCTTTGCCTTTTTGCAATTTGTCCTACAACTCTTTCACCGCTTTTTAAAAAACCAACAACAGAAGGGGTTGTTCTGCTACCTTCAGCATTTGGAATTACTGTAGGTTTTCCACCTTCTATTACTGCCACAACAGAATT
The sequence above is drawn from the Candidatus Melainabacteria bacterium genome and encodes:
- the dnaK gene encoding molecular chaperone DnaK; the protein is MAKVVGIDLGTTNSVVAVIEGGKPTVIPNAEGSRTTPSVVGFLKSGERVVGQIAKRQRELNPDKTVSSIKRFMGHTYEETEQERKSFTYKTKKGKDNAVVVEIEEKGYTPQEISAMILRKLKEDAEKYIGEKVTAAVITVPAYFNDSQRQATKDAGTIAGLDVLRIINEPTAAALAYGLDKKADETILVFDLGGGTFDVSILEVGDGVFEVKATSGDSRLGGDDFDHKVVNWIADEFQKLEGINLRKDRQALQRLTEAAEKAKIELSSLMETTISLPFITADQNGPKHLEMKLTRAKFEDLCHDLFERVRGPVKRALEDAKLSTGQIDEVVLVGGCTRIPKVINLVKELTTKEPNQGVNPDEVVAVGAAIQAGVLAGEVKDIVLLDVTPLSLGIETLGGVFTKLIDRNTTIPTRKSEIFSTADDNQTRVDIKVYQGERPIASDNKLLGDFHLEGIPPAPRGIPKIEVTFDIDANGILSVTAKDQATSKEQKITITASTNLTKDEIDRMVKTAESNAQEDQKKREEIEERNKADSLVYSVERQLSELKDNAPLAEKAKVEQLLNELRQTLKDKGNISKIKSLTKDLQEAAYELATKASQASQKSQSTPSDQEPVGAKKSSTSSSDDEIIDAEFKPSN